A window of Pan paniscus chromosome 10, NHGRI_mPanPan1-v2.0_pri, whole genome shotgun sequence contains these coding sequences:
- the MMP19 gene encoding matrix metalloproteinase-19 isoform X6 has protein sequence MNCQQLWLGFLLPMTVSGRVLGLAEVAPVDYLSQYGYLQKPLEGSNNFKPEDITEALRAFQEASELPVSGQLDDATRARMRQPRCGLEDPFNQKTLKYLLLGRWRKKHLTFRILNLPSTLPPHTARAALRQAFQDWSNVAPLTFQEVQAGAADIRLSFHGRQSSYCSNTFDGPGRVLAHADIPELGSVHFDEDEFWTEGTYHGVNLRIIAAHEVGHALGLGHSRYSQALMAPVYEGYRPHFKLHPDDVAGIQALYGKKSPVIRDEEEEETELPTVPPEPSPMPDPCSSELDAMMLGEAPPLQAVGRRWGQPADPEAWTNGSDMGLQHEQWRAPWEDLCFQGGLCVDCIRFRTGPLVPSVCPLGGAPRKPGCCCLLASNTMDSLL, from the exons ATGAACTGCCAGCAGCTGTGGCTGGGCTTCCTACTCCCCATGACAGTCTCAGGCCGGGTCCTGGGGCTTGCAGAGGTGGCGCCCGTG GACTACCTGTCACAATATGGGTACCTACAGAAGCCTCTAGAAGGATCTAATAACTTCAAGCCAGAAGATATCACCGAGGCTCTGAG aGCTTTTCAGGAAGCATCTGAACTTCCAGTCTCAGGTCAGCTGGATGATGCCACAAGGGCCCGCATGAGGCAGCCTCGTTGTGGCCTAGAGGATCCCTTCAACCAGAAGACCCTTAAATACCTGTTGCTGG GCCGCTGGAGAAAGAAGCACCTGACTTTCCGCATCTTGAACCTGCCCTCCACCCTTCCACCCCACACAGCCCGGGCAGCCCTGCGTCAAGCCTTCCAGGACTGGAGCAATGTGGCTCCCTTGACCTTCCAAGAGGTGCAGGCTGGCGCGGCTGACATCCGCCTCTCCTTCCATGGCCGCCAAAGCTCGTACTGTTCCAATACTTTTGATGGGCCTG GGAGAGTCCTGGCCCATGCCGACATCCCAGAGCTGGGCAGTGTGCACTTCGACGAAGACGAGTTCTGGACTGAGGGGACCTACCATGGGGTGAACCTGCGCATCATTGCAGCCCATGAAGTGGGCCATGCTCTGGGGCTTGGGCACTCCCGATATTCCCAGGCCCTCATGGCCCCAGTCTACGAGGGCTACCGGCCCCACTTCAAGCTGCACCCAGATGATGTGGCAGGGATCCAGGCTCTCTATG GCAAGAAGAGTCCAGTGATAAGggatgaggaagaagaagaaacagagctGCCCACTGTGCCCCCAGAACCCAGTCCCATGCCAGACCCTTGCAGTAGTGAACTGGATGCCATGATGCTGGGTGAGGCCCCTCCCCTCCAGGCTGTTGGCAGGCGGTGGGGGCAGCCTGCTGATCCTGAGGCCTGGACAAATGGGAGTGACATGGGACTTCAGCATGAGCAATGGAG GGCCCCGTGGGAAGACCTATGCTTTCAAGGGGGACTATGTGTGGACTGTATCAGATTCAGGACCGGGCCCCTTGTTCCGAGTGTCTGCCCTTTGGGAGGGGCTCCCCGGAAACCTGGATGCTGCTGTCTACTCGCCTCGAACACAATGGATTCACTTCTTTAA
- the MMP19 gene encoding matrix metalloproteinase-19 isoform X1, which yields MNCQQLWLGFLLPMTVSGRVLGLAEVAPVDYLSQYGYLQKPLEGSNNFKPEDITEALRAFQEASELPVSGQLDDATRARMRQPRCGLEDPFNQKTLKYLLLGRWRKKHLTFRILNLPSTLPPHTARAALRQAFQDWSNVAPLTFQEVQAGAADIRLSFHGRQSSYCSNTFDGPGRVLAHADIPELGSVHFDEDEFWTEGTYHGVNLRIIAAHEVGHALGLGHSRYSQALMAPVYEGYRPHFKLHPDDVAGIQALYGKKSPVIRDEEEEETELPTVPPEPSPMPDPCSSELDAMMLGPRGKTYAFKGDYVWTVSDSGPGPLFRVSALWEGLPGNLDAAVYSPRTQWIHFFKGDKVWRYINFKMSPGFPKKLNRVEPNLDAALYWPLNQKVFLFKGSGYWQWDELARTDFSSYPKPIKGLFTGVPNQPSAAMSWQDGRVYFFKGKVYWRLNQQLRVEKGYPRNIAHNWMHCRPQTIDTTPSALPTVSSLLWRSMVEGDAWVLFFLHKMQENSMASKLSKGLGILENHIYVLMITGKLINLVESQIPHLQH from the exons ATGAACTGCCAGCAGCTGTGGCTGGGCTTCCTACTCCCCATGACAGTCTCAGGCCGGGTCCTGGGGCTTGCAGAGGTGGCGCCCGTG GACTACCTGTCACAATATGGGTACCTACAGAAGCCTCTAGAAGGATCTAATAACTTCAAGCCAGAAGATATCACCGAGGCTCTGAG aGCTTTTCAGGAAGCATCTGAACTTCCAGTCTCAGGTCAGCTGGATGATGCCACAAGGGCCCGCATGAGGCAGCCTCGTTGTGGCCTAGAGGATCCCTTCAACCAGAAGACCCTTAAATACCTGTTGCTGG GCCGCTGGAGAAAGAAGCACCTGACTTTCCGCATCTTGAACCTGCCCTCCACCCTTCCACCCCACACAGCCCGGGCAGCCCTGCGTCAAGCCTTCCAGGACTGGAGCAATGTGGCTCCCTTGACCTTCCAAGAGGTGCAGGCTGGCGCGGCTGACATCCGCCTCTCCTTCCATGGCCGCCAAAGCTCGTACTGTTCCAATACTTTTGATGGGCCTG GGAGAGTCCTGGCCCATGCCGACATCCCAGAGCTGGGCAGTGTGCACTTCGACGAAGACGAGTTCTGGACTGAGGGGACCTACCATGGGGTGAACCTGCGCATCATTGCAGCCCATGAAGTGGGCCATGCTCTGGGGCTTGGGCACTCCCGATATTCCCAGGCCCTCATGGCCCCAGTCTACGAGGGCTACCGGCCCCACTTCAAGCTGCACCCAGATGATGTGGCAGGGATCCAGGCTCTCTATG GCAAGAAGAGTCCAGTGATAAGggatgaggaagaagaagaaacagagctGCCCACTGTGCCCCCAGAACCCAGTCCCATGCCAGACCCTTGCAGTAGTGAACTGGATGCCATGATGCTGG GGCCCCGTGGGAAGACCTATGCTTTCAAGGGGGACTATGTGTGGACTGTATCAGATTCAGGACCGGGCCCCTTGTTCCGAGTGTCTGCCCTTTGGGAGGGGCTCCCCGGAAACCTGGATGCTGCTGTCTACTCGCCTCGAACACAATGGATTCACTTCTTTAAGG GAGACAAGGTGTGGCGCTACATTAATTTCAAGATGTCTCCTGGCTTCCCCAAGAAGCTGAATAGGGTAGAACCTAACCTGGATGCAGCTCTCTATTGGCCTCTCAACCAAAAGGTGTTCCTCTTTAAG GGCTCCGGGTACTGGCAGTGGGACGAGCTAGCCCGAACTGACTTCAGCAGCTACCCCAAACCAATCAAGGGTTTGTTTACGGGAGTGCCAAACCAGCCCTCGGCTGCTATGAGTTGGCAAGATGGCCGAGTCTACTTCTTCAAGGGCAAAGTCTACTGGCGCCTCAACCAGCAGCTTCGAGTAGAGAAAGGCTATCCCAGAAATATTGCCCACAACTGGATGCACTGTCGTCCCCAGACTATAGACACTACCCCATCAG CCCTTCCAACTGTGTCATCTCTTCTCTGGAGGTCAATGGTGGAGGGAGATGCCTGGGTCCTGTTCTTCCTACATAAAATGCAAGAAAACAGCATGGCCAGTAAACTGAGCAAGGGCCTTGGAATCCTTGAGAATCACATTTATGTGCTTATGATTACGGGCAAGCTAATTAACCTTGTTGAATCTCAGATTCCCCATTTGCAACATTAG
- the MMP19 gene encoding matrix metalloproteinase-19 isoform X4 — MNCQQLWLGFLLPMTVSGRVLGLAEVAPVDYLSQYGYLQKPLEGSNNFKPEDITEALRAFQEASELPVSGQLDDATRARMRQPRCGLEDPFNQKTLKYLLLGRWRKKHLTFRILNLPSTLPPHTARAALRQAFQDWSNVAPLTFQEVQAGAADIRLSFHGRQSSYCSNTFDGPGRVLAHADIPELGSVHFDEDEFWTEGTYHGVNLRIIAAHEVGHALGLGHSRYSQALMAPVYEGYRPHFKLHPDDVAGIQALYGKKSPVIRDEEEEETELPTVPPEPSPMPDPCSSELDAMMLGPRGKTYAFKGDYVWTVSDSGPGPLFRVSALWEGLPGNLDAAVYSPRTQWIHFFKGDKVWRYINFKMSPGFPKKLNRVEPNLDAALYWPLNQKVFLFKGSGYWQWDELARTDFSSYPKPIKGLFTGVPNQPSAAMSWQDGRVYFFKGKVYWRLNQQLRVEKGYPRNIAHNWMHCRPQTIDTTPSDSPSNCVISSLEVNGGGRCLGPVLPT, encoded by the exons ATGAACTGCCAGCAGCTGTGGCTGGGCTTCCTACTCCCCATGACAGTCTCAGGCCGGGTCCTGGGGCTTGCAGAGGTGGCGCCCGTG GACTACCTGTCACAATATGGGTACCTACAGAAGCCTCTAGAAGGATCTAATAACTTCAAGCCAGAAGATATCACCGAGGCTCTGAG aGCTTTTCAGGAAGCATCTGAACTTCCAGTCTCAGGTCAGCTGGATGATGCCACAAGGGCCCGCATGAGGCAGCCTCGTTGTGGCCTAGAGGATCCCTTCAACCAGAAGACCCTTAAATACCTGTTGCTGG GCCGCTGGAGAAAGAAGCACCTGACTTTCCGCATCTTGAACCTGCCCTCCACCCTTCCACCCCACACAGCCCGGGCAGCCCTGCGTCAAGCCTTCCAGGACTGGAGCAATGTGGCTCCCTTGACCTTCCAAGAGGTGCAGGCTGGCGCGGCTGACATCCGCCTCTCCTTCCATGGCCGCCAAAGCTCGTACTGTTCCAATACTTTTGATGGGCCTG GGAGAGTCCTGGCCCATGCCGACATCCCAGAGCTGGGCAGTGTGCACTTCGACGAAGACGAGTTCTGGACTGAGGGGACCTACCATGGGGTGAACCTGCGCATCATTGCAGCCCATGAAGTGGGCCATGCTCTGGGGCTTGGGCACTCCCGATATTCCCAGGCCCTCATGGCCCCAGTCTACGAGGGCTACCGGCCCCACTTCAAGCTGCACCCAGATGATGTGGCAGGGATCCAGGCTCTCTATG GCAAGAAGAGTCCAGTGATAAGggatgaggaagaagaagaaacagagctGCCCACTGTGCCCCCAGAACCCAGTCCCATGCCAGACCCTTGCAGTAGTGAACTGGATGCCATGATGCTGG GGCCCCGTGGGAAGACCTATGCTTTCAAGGGGGACTATGTGTGGACTGTATCAGATTCAGGACCGGGCCCCTTGTTCCGAGTGTCTGCCCTTTGGGAGGGGCTCCCCGGAAACCTGGATGCTGCTGTCTACTCGCCTCGAACACAATGGATTCACTTCTTTAAGG GAGACAAGGTGTGGCGCTACATTAATTTCAAGATGTCTCCTGGCTTCCCCAAGAAGCTGAATAGGGTAGAACCTAACCTGGATGCAGCTCTCTATTGGCCTCTCAACCAAAAGGTGTTCCTCTTTAAG GGCTCCGGGTACTGGCAGTGGGACGAGCTAGCCCGAACTGACTTCAGCAGCTACCCCAAACCAATCAAGGGTTTGTTTACGGGAGTGCCAAACCAGCCCTCGGCTGCTATGAGTTGGCAAGATGGCCGAGTCTACTTCTTCAAGGGCAAAGTCTACTGGCGCCTCAACCAGCAGCTTCGAGTAGAGAAAGGCTATCCCAGAAATATTGCCCACAACTGGATGCACTGTCGTCCCCAGACTATAGACACTACCCCATCAG ACAGCCCTTCCAACTGTGTCATCTCTTCTCTGGAGGTCAATGGTGGAGGGAGATGCCTGGGTCCTGTTCTTCCTACATAA
- the MMP19 gene encoding matrix metalloproteinase-19 isoform X3 has product MNCQQLWLGFLLPMTVSGRVLGLAEVAPVDYLSQYGYLQKPLEGSNNFKPEDITEALRAFQEASELPVSGQLDDATRARMRQPRCGLEDPFNQKTLKYLLLGRWRKKHLTFRILNLPSTLPPHTARAALRQAFQDWSNVAPLTFQEVQAGAADIRLSFHGRQSSYCSNTFDGPGRVLAHADIPELGSVHFDEDEFWTEGTYHGVNLRIIAAHEVGHALGLGHSRYSQALMAPVYEGYRPHFKLHPDDVAGIQALYGKKSPVIRDEEEEETELPTVPPEPSPMPDPCSSELDAMMLGPRGKTYAFKGDYVWTVSDSGPGPLFRVSALWEGLPGNLDAAVYSPRTQWIHFFKGDKVWRYINFKMSPGFPKKLNRVEPNLDAALYWPLNQKVFLFKGSGYWQWDELARTDFSSYPKPIKGLFTGVPNQPSAAMSWQDGRVYFFKGKVYWRLNQQLRVEKGYPRNIAHNWMHCRPQTIDTTPSGGNTTPSGTGITLDTTLSATETTFEY; this is encoded by the exons ATGAACTGCCAGCAGCTGTGGCTGGGCTTCCTACTCCCCATGACAGTCTCAGGCCGGGTCCTGGGGCTTGCAGAGGTGGCGCCCGTG GACTACCTGTCACAATATGGGTACCTACAGAAGCCTCTAGAAGGATCTAATAACTTCAAGCCAGAAGATATCACCGAGGCTCTGAG aGCTTTTCAGGAAGCATCTGAACTTCCAGTCTCAGGTCAGCTGGATGATGCCACAAGGGCCCGCATGAGGCAGCCTCGTTGTGGCCTAGAGGATCCCTTCAACCAGAAGACCCTTAAATACCTGTTGCTGG GCCGCTGGAGAAAGAAGCACCTGACTTTCCGCATCTTGAACCTGCCCTCCACCCTTCCACCCCACACAGCCCGGGCAGCCCTGCGTCAAGCCTTCCAGGACTGGAGCAATGTGGCTCCCTTGACCTTCCAAGAGGTGCAGGCTGGCGCGGCTGACATCCGCCTCTCCTTCCATGGCCGCCAAAGCTCGTACTGTTCCAATACTTTTGATGGGCCTG GGAGAGTCCTGGCCCATGCCGACATCCCAGAGCTGGGCAGTGTGCACTTCGACGAAGACGAGTTCTGGACTGAGGGGACCTACCATGGGGTGAACCTGCGCATCATTGCAGCCCATGAAGTGGGCCATGCTCTGGGGCTTGGGCACTCCCGATATTCCCAGGCCCTCATGGCCCCAGTCTACGAGGGCTACCGGCCCCACTTCAAGCTGCACCCAGATGATGTGGCAGGGATCCAGGCTCTCTATG GCAAGAAGAGTCCAGTGATAAGggatgaggaagaagaagaaacagagctGCCCACTGTGCCCCCAGAACCCAGTCCCATGCCAGACCCTTGCAGTAGTGAACTGGATGCCATGATGCTGG GGCCCCGTGGGAAGACCTATGCTTTCAAGGGGGACTATGTGTGGACTGTATCAGATTCAGGACCGGGCCCCTTGTTCCGAGTGTCTGCCCTTTGGGAGGGGCTCCCCGGAAACCTGGATGCTGCTGTCTACTCGCCTCGAACACAATGGATTCACTTCTTTAAGG GAGACAAGGTGTGGCGCTACATTAATTTCAAGATGTCTCCTGGCTTCCCCAAGAAGCTGAATAGGGTAGAACCTAACCTGGATGCAGCTCTCTATTGGCCTCTCAACCAAAAGGTGTTCCTCTTTAAG GGCTCCGGGTACTGGCAGTGGGACGAGCTAGCCCGAACTGACTTCAGCAGCTACCCCAAACCAATCAAGGGTTTGTTTACGGGAGTGCCAAACCAGCCCTCGGCTGCTATGAGTTGGCAAGATGGCCGAGTCTACTTCTTCAAGGGCAAAGTCTACTGGCGCCTCAACCAGCAGCTTCGAGTAGAGAAAGGCTATCCCAGAAATATTGCCCACAACTGGATGCACTGTCGTCCCCAGACTATAGACACTACCCCATCAGGTGGGAATACCACTCCCTCAGGTACGGGCATAACCTTGGATACCACTCTCTCAGCCACAGAAACCACATTTGAATACTGA
- the MMP19 gene encoding matrix metalloproteinase-19 isoform X2, whose protein sequence is MDDIAPEQAGLGRVSIQEGRRLKEDRLSVSGQLDDATRARMRQPRCGLEDPFNQKTLKYLLLGRWRKKHLTFRILNLPSTLPPHTARAALRQAFQDWSNVAPLTFQEVQAGAADIRLSFHGRQSSYCSNTFDGPGRVLAHADIPELGSVHFDEDEFWTEGTYHGVNLRIIAAHEVGHALGLGHSRYSQALMAPVYEGYRPHFKLHPDDVAGIQALYGKKSPVIRDEEEEETELPTVPPEPSPMPDPCSSELDAMMLGPRGKTYAFKGDYVWTVSDSGPGPLFRVSALWEGLPGNLDAAVYSPRTQWIHFFKGDKVWRYINFKMSPGFPKKLNRVEPNLDAALYWPLNQKVFLFKGSGYWQWDELARTDFSSYPKPIKGLFTGVPNQPSAAMSWQDGRVYFFKGKVYWRLNQQLRVEKGYPRNIAHNWMHCRPQTIDTTPSALPTVSSLLWRSMVEGDAWVLFFLHKMQENSMASKLSKGLGILENHIYVLMITGKLINLVESQIPHLQH, encoded by the exons ATGGATGACATTGCTCCAGAGCAAGCTGGGCTGGGACGGGTATCCATTCAGGAAGGGAGAAGGCTGAAGGAGGACAGGCTGTCAG TCTCAGGTCAGCTGGATGATGCCACAAGGGCCCGCATGAGGCAGCCTCGTTGTGGCCTAGAGGATCCCTTCAACCAGAAGACCCTTAAATACCTGTTGCTGG GCCGCTGGAGAAAGAAGCACCTGACTTTCCGCATCTTGAACCTGCCCTCCACCCTTCCACCCCACACAGCCCGGGCAGCCCTGCGTCAAGCCTTCCAGGACTGGAGCAATGTGGCTCCCTTGACCTTCCAAGAGGTGCAGGCTGGCGCGGCTGACATCCGCCTCTCCTTCCATGGCCGCCAAAGCTCGTACTGTTCCAATACTTTTGATGGGCCTG GGAGAGTCCTGGCCCATGCCGACATCCCAGAGCTGGGCAGTGTGCACTTCGACGAAGACGAGTTCTGGACTGAGGGGACCTACCATGGGGTGAACCTGCGCATCATTGCAGCCCATGAAGTGGGCCATGCTCTGGGGCTTGGGCACTCCCGATATTCCCAGGCCCTCATGGCCCCAGTCTACGAGGGCTACCGGCCCCACTTCAAGCTGCACCCAGATGATGTGGCAGGGATCCAGGCTCTCTATG GCAAGAAGAGTCCAGTGATAAGggatgaggaagaagaagaaacagagctGCCCACTGTGCCCCCAGAACCCAGTCCCATGCCAGACCCTTGCAGTAGTGAACTGGATGCCATGATGCTGG GGCCCCGTGGGAAGACCTATGCTTTCAAGGGGGACTATGTGTGGACTGTATCAGATTCAGGACCGGGCCCCTTGTTCCGAGTGTCTGCCCTTTGGGAGGGGCTCCCCGGAAACCTGGATGCTGCTGTCTACTCGCCTCGAACACAATGGATTCACTTCTTTAAGG GAGACAAGGTGTGGCGCTACATTAATTTCAAGATGTCTCCTGGCTTCCCCAAGAAGCTGAATAGGGTAGAACCTAACCTGGATGCAGCTCTCTATTGGCCTCTCAACCAAAAGGTGTTCCTCTTTAAG GGCTCCGGGTACTGGCAGTGGGACGAGCTAGCCCGAACTGACTTCAGCAGCTACCCCAAACCAATCAAGGGTTTGTTTACGGGAGTGCCAAACCAGCCCTCGGCTGCTATGAGTTGGCAAGATGGCCGAGTCTACTTCTTCAAGGGCAAAGTCTACTGGCGCCTCAACCAGCAGCTTCGAGTAGAGAAAGGCTATCCCAGAAATATTGCCCACAACTGGATGCACTGTCGTCCCCAGACTATAGACACTACCCCATCAG CCCTTCCAACTGTGTCATCTCTTCTCTGGAGGTCAATGGTGGAGGGAGATGCCTGGGTCCTGTTCTTCCTACATAAAATGCAAGAAAACAGCATGGCCAGTAAACTGAGCAAGGGCCTTGGAATCCTTGAGAATCACATTTATGTGCTTATGATTACGGGCAAGCTAATTAACCTTGTTGAATCTCAGATTCCCCATTTGCAACATTAG
- the MMP19 gene encoding matrix metalloproteinase-19 isoform X5, which yields MRQPRCGLEDPFNQKTLKYLLLGRWRKKHLTFRILNLPSTLPPHTARAALRQAFQDWSNVAPLTFQEVQAGAADIRLSFHGRQSSYCSNTFDGPGRVLAHADIPELGSVHFDEDEFWTEGTYHGVNLRIIAAHEVGHALGLGHSRYSQALMAPVYEGYRPHFKLHPDDVAGIQALYGKKSPVIRDEEEEETELPTVPPEPSPMPDPCSSELDAMMLGPRGKTYAFKGDYVWTVSDSGPGPLFRVSALWEGLPGNLDAAVYSPRTQWIHFFKGDKVWRYINFKMSPGFPKKLNRVEPNLDAALYWPLNQKVFLFKGSGYWQWDELARTDFSSYPKPIKGLFTGVPNQPSAAMSWQDGRVYFFKGKVYWRLNQQLRVEKGYPRNIAHNWMHCRPQTIDTTPSALPTVSSLLWRSMVEGDAWVLFFLHKMQENSMASKLSKGLGILENHIYVLMITGKLINLVESQIPHLQH from the exons ATGAGGCAGCCTCGTTGTGGCCTAGAGGATCCCTTCAACCAGAAGACCCTTAAATACCTGTTGCTGG GCCGCTGGAGAAAGAAGCACCTGACTTTCCGCATCTTGAACCTGCCCTCCACCCTTCCACCCCACACAGCCCGGGCAGCCCTGCGTCAAGCCTTCCAGGACTGGAGCAATGTGGCTCCCTTGACCTTCCAAGAGGTGCAGGCTGGCGCGGCTGACATCCGCCTCTCCTTCCATGGCCGCCAAAGCTCGTACTGTTCCAATACTTTTGATGGGCCTG GGAGAGTCCTGGCCCATGCCGACATCCCAGAGCTGGGCAGTGTGCACTTCGACGAAGACGAGTTCTGGACTGAGGGGACCTACCATGGGGTGAACCTGCGCATCATTGCAGCCCATGAAGTGGGCCATGCTCTGGGGCTTGGGCACTCCCGATATTCCCAGGCCCTCATGGCCCCAGTCTACGAGGGCTACCGGCCCCACTTCAAGCTGCACCCAGATGATGTGGCAGGGATCCAGGCTCTCTATG GCAAGAAGAGTCCAGTGATAAGggatgaggaagaagaagaaacagagctGCCCACTGTGCCCCCAGAACCCAGTCCCATGCCAGACCCTTGCAGTAGTGAACTGGATGCCATGATGCTGG GGCCCCGTGGGAAGACCTATGCTTTCAAGGGGGACTATGTGTGGACTGTATCAGATTCAGGACCGGGCCCCTTGTTCCGAGTGTCTGCCCTTTGGGAGGGGCTCCCCGGAAACCTGGATGCTGCTGTCTACTCGCCTCGAACACAATGGATTCACTTCTTTAAGG GAGACAAGGTGTGGCGCTACATTAATTTCAAGATGTCTCCTGGCTTCCCCAAGAAGCTGAATAGGGTAGAACCTAACCTGGATGCAGCTCTCTATTGGCCTCTCAACCAAAAGGTGTTCCTCTTTAAG GGCTCCGGGTACTGGCAGTGGGACGAGCTAGCCCGAACTGACTTCAGCAGCTACCCCAAACCAATCAAGGGTTTGTTTACGGGAGTGCCAAACCAGCCCTCGGCTGCTATGAGTTGGCAAGATGGCCGAGTCTACTTCTTCAAGGGCAAAGTCTACTGGCGCCTCAACCAGCAGCTTCGAGTAGAGAAAGGCTATCCCAGAAATATTGCCCACAACTGGATGCACTGTCGTCCCCAGACTATAGACACTACCCCATCAG CCCTTCCAACTGTGTCATCTCTTCTCTGGAGGTCAATGGTGGAGGGAGATGCCTGGGTCCTGTTCTTCCTACATAAAATGCAAGAAAACAGCATGGCCAGTAAACTGAGCAAGGGCCTTGGAATCCTTGAGAATCACATTTATGTGCTTATGATTACGGGCAAGCTAATTAACCTTGTTGAATCTCAGATTCCCCATTTGCAACATTAG
- the LOC129393577 gene encoding uncharacterized protein LOC129393577, translating into MGGGHAALEENLGAELRAAPKKDYQGTHRLCRRDEDKTRELRRVTAQIPSVAAAARTQAPLYPAVRRWSRGEGALAGPLPRPAALPLLSQQPTASPALDPAGELPLIPGSAPRDAAPQARSPSEDNTPILWKVEETKLELGGRWDPYWGFESFRLSSPKYSETLPQNSWASPHRARARAHTHTHTHTHTPTHTPCPLSPPCKLVAFSSQSLGCDLKEFRQQQSDPGGALDRQPHPRRLGPPSRDASGGLGKHFHPLLSSTLAGCARNASSSLVFSFQDLNSNPIGSPDTAGGRVRLLLLQDSDVSLRSAVRSAGELPTVPQAGSYWGSGQPWGPLEPWPSGSSCLRNMEATLMSYFQSLQECQLGPGPQTTAPHTVLDLDSDCGSTVPLTLISGSNQT; encoded by the exons ATGGGTGGGGGCCATGCGGCCCTGGAGGAAAATCTGGGGGCGGAGCTTAGGGCTGCCCCTAAGAAAGACTACCAGGGAACCCACCGGCTGTGTAGAAGGGACGAAg ACAAAACCAGGGAGCTCAGAAGAGTCACTGCCCAGATCCCCTCCGTGGCGGCAGCTGCGAGGACACAGGCCCCTTTGTATCCTGCGGTGCGGAGGTGGAGCAGAGGAGAGGGTGCCCTGGCTGGCCCCCTCCCTCGCCCCGCAGCACTGCCCCTCCTTTCACAGCAACCCACGGCCTCCCCCGCGCTTGACCCAGCTGGCGAGCTGCCCCTTATACCTGGATCCGCCCCTCGAGACGCAGCTCCCCAGGCCCGATCACCGAGCG AAGACAATACTCCAATTCTCTGGAAAGTGGAAGAAACCAAGCTGGAGCTAGGGGGGCGCTGGGACCCCTATTGGGGCTTTGAGAGCTTCCGGTTGTCATCTCCTAAGTATTCGGAGACCCTTCCCCAAAACTCTTGGG cctccccccaccgcgcgcgcgcgcgcgcacacacacacacacacacacacacacacaccccaacacacacgcCCTGTCCCCTTTCTCCACCCTGCAAGCTAGTTGCATTTAGCTCACAGAGCCTGGGCTGCGACTTGAAAGAGTTTAGGCAGCAACAGAGTGACCCTGGGGGTGCTCTTGACCGACAGCCGCACCCCCGGCGTCTAGGACCTCCGAGCAGGGATGCATCTGGAGGTCTAGGGAAGCACTTCCACCCCCTCCTCTCCTCAACCCTGGCAGGATG TGCCCGAAATGCCAGCTCCTCCTTGGTGTTCTCCTTTCAGGATTTGAATTCAAATCCCATTGGCAGCCCTGATACCGCTGGGGGAAGGGTGAG GCTACTGCTGCTTCAAGACAGTGACGTTTCTCTCCGGTCAGCTGTCAGGAGCGCTGGTGAGCTTCCTACTGTGCCACAAG CTGGGTCTTACTGGGGATCTGGCCAGCCTTGGGGGCCCTTGGAGCCCTGGCCCAGTGGAAGCTCGTGCCTGAGGAACATGGAGGCCACGCTAATG AGTTACTTCCAGAGTCTTCAAGAGTGCCAACTGGGACCAGGACCCCAGACCACAGCCCCCCACACCGTCCTGGACCTGGATTCTGACTGTGGTTCCACTGTACCCCTCACCTTAATCTCTGGTTCTAACCAGACCTGA